A window of Bactrocera dorsalis isolate Fly_Bdor chromosome 4, ASM2337382v1, whole genome shotgun sequence genomic DNA:
TTAAAACATAACTAACAAAAGATCCAAACACGAATAACCAAACAATATACAAAATTAGTCTCAAACGATTACCTAGATCCAGATAAAAGCTAAAGGCAAATCGGTATTAAATTGAAACCAAAAATTCGTGAATCGAACTAAATCCGAAACCAAACCAAACCagaaaaaaaccaaactcaTTTCAAGCTGCttcctaaaactaaaaattaaaacctTTGCTTCTTCTGTCTGGGAATTATTCACAATGACTACGACTCTCATCAGCTCATAATTCCTTTAGATTTCACTCATACAAGAGACAAGAGAGATGAGGTTCTTAATTCAGAATGAAGCTGGGCTATCTAAGGGtgttgttgctttatgtatTTTCGCTTGTTTCTTACTATTTTGAAGGATCTCTCAATATCTATCACAGCTGTTTGGAATTTCATATATGAGGAATCGTTGAGTCAAGTagattaaggggtcagtagggtaatctggcctgtttattgacattttttttcatagaaatttttattctacaatagaacttttttcacatatcatgaggtatatcgtagagtgtataaacaaattttttcggaattttttgatgacatctgtcggagaaatggctgggtgaatgagatacGTTTTTTCACTAGCGGACACGATTTCTAATGTTTGGCTCATTTGAAGTACAAAAACCcatacgtgaatggttatcgtccccaTTAGAATCaggaaaaaatgtgaaaagttttttttttaatttttcttaattttttttacataaattttgtcataacattgtcaataaattataaaaaattattaatttaatatggacgatagccaggcgttttgtcTCGGTTGAGTAgctcgaccggaatcatgtccgccagtttaaaaaagtgtgttttaaGAAAAAGGCGTTTAAAGTTTCCGCATTCCGAGCGCTCCGAAtctcgagcggtattattatttttgggccttttttgAAACCTTGCAATGGgggtgggtttctacattaattctaagggtataagggaacataaaatgcaaaaaaaaaacattttgaaaaaagattaccctactgaccccttaaagaAATTGTGGCGTCCCTCGAAAATATTCCTAGACCTAGTTGAATTACTTTACTCTTAAAAGATCAGTGttgaattatgtatgtaatctAACCCGAAGAATCGAAAACTATCTCAcctggcatttatttttatagcactCTAAATGGTGcatgaaatgtgaaaaaatcaatCCTAAAGGTATGCCACTTGAATCAATTATAAAAGTATGGCACTAGCCCTTAAAGTAGGCTATACGTGTTCAGAAATTGGTAAATTGGTGTGCACTCAAGGTTGTGGATGTACTTGTAGGGAGTTTTGGGGAAAAGTTGATTTGGGtgttttaggaaattttattaaaaaaaggcatgcattttatataatacttGTGAAAGAAACAATCCTAAAGGTATACTACTTGAATCAATTATAAAAGTATGGCCAGGGGCAATAACGTTCCAATATCTAAAATTCCTATACACTAGCCGTAAAAGTATGCTATACATGTTCAGAAATTGGTAAGGGTGTTGCACTTAAATTTGTGATCGTACTAGGTTTTTGGGAAAAATTGATTTGTaggttaattttgaaaaataaaataaatttaattagtatTCGGACTAAGCGTGGGAGGTTTTATATAAGGTATTAGGAGTACAATGTTTTGCATCTATCCTAAAGGTATGCTTAAGGGGTTTTGAAATATCTAAAATTCGTTAACACTAATACCAAAAGTATGATTTCTTTATATGGACATAATTGAATGGAAATTCGAAGGAAAGTTCATGCTTGTCGACAGAAATTTAGTTAGTATTCGGACAAAGTATGGGCGGTGTTTGGAAAACTATATTTATTGGTGCTTTGGAAAtaacaaatttgaataaaaaatctaaaaaattcaaaaaaaaatattaagcagtgtttctaatttatttttgataaaattttagtattaaaaatatataaaatatttttgaattagaagatatataatatattaaatggcATTGCCGAAAATTTGAACGAAAAACTTTCTAAAAAGCGAAAATGGGAACTCATTCACAAAACACAGTATTTCAACACTTGtacaattttcaaaagaattaaaattaaaaaaaaataataaatatttgtttacacaaaaattatttacataaaatttacaGCAAACTAATTCtgaattcttttttctaaacaaacaaatacaccaagcaaatgcgaaaataattttgcaagcaaataaacaaacaaaataaatacgagtatatgtatattcatttacttatatgtatatacatatgaacatttccaagtttataatataaaacatacaaacaaatattcgaTTTCCGTTCTAAATTTGCTCAAAATTTATCGAGTTTGTAAACAatgataaaaaatgtaaataaatttcataatttttgtgatttgaatatataattgtatgaatgtacatatgaaaaccatttaaaaataattaaaaaagaaatttaaaaataattaagaaagaaattcaaaaatgatttggaaagaaatctaaaaataatattaaaagaaatcgaaaaatcaaaaatagacaaaaagtaaataaaactgGCGAGTTGATTAATTTTCGACAATTTGTGTCAAGCAACAATTTAAATCGATGCGCTTATTTTGCTATAATTCAGCTGGAAAAATATGtgctcaagaaaaaatttttcaaacatttgtGAATTCGAGgtatttggttttttgtttatgtatgcCTAGTGATTTTGCAAGCGCCAAAGTTTGTCAGAGTGTGTAAACacgattttataaaaacaaaaatcaaaataaatatagaaataaaaaaaaaataataaaaaaagtcaaaaattaatatacaaaaaaaaaataaattaaaaaaaaaaataaattaaaaaattaaaaaaaattaataaattaaaaaaatttaaaaaaaaattaaaaaaaaattaagaaataaaaattcaaaaataaaaatagaaattgaaaaaaataaacaaaaaaaaaatcaaaaattaatacacaaaaaaattgaaaaaaaagtaaattaaaaaattaaaaaaaaattaaacaaaaaaaaaattaagaaataaaaattaaaaaaaaaatagaaattggaaaaaaataaaaaaaaaattaaataattaatatacaaaaaaattaaaaaaaaaaaaataaattaaaagaattaaaaaaaaattaaacaaaaaaattaacaaataaaagttcaaaaataaaaaaaaaacaagcaaataataaataaataataatcgaaaacaattaaaaataaaataaatttttttattgaaaaatcaacataatataaaaaataaaaaaagaaaagaaaaactaaaaaataatacaaagaaAGCGgtctaataataaatttataagaaaagaGTTCAGATGGTTTTAACTGAAATTAGCAAAAGTGACAAAAAGGGGgaaatgacatacatatgtgaaatttaataaataaatgcgtTGAATTGAAACAATTAATAGATAGAATGCACATAAATGTCGACTGATTCAACTGAGATGCAGCgtcaaaaattttaacattgcGTTTGTGGCGTGAGAGTGACAAGTGATTTTGAAGGTGTGATTGATGTATgctcacgaaaaaaaaaataaattttaaataaatttaattagtgtacatcatttgttgttgttgctattgtgatTTCAGTATTTGATTTTTGGTCATGTGATGGACATCATATGATGTGCAACTATTAATCTTTGGTCATTTCATCGATATTATACGATATGACGCTATATATCTATGGTCTTTTATCGACAAATCTTATAATCACGGCTTCTTATTATTATCTAAACTAGTTGTTTCTCCCATAAAAACTCGATTTTACATCGCGTGATGTCATATAAGCAATATACCATACATGATAGAACTTATGAGTAATGTAACATAATCTTAAATCTCAAGATAatctttgaattaaaaatgtCTCAAGATGTCGAATGCGTAGTGATGTGATGTTGTGATATATCATGTGATGTGACAAGACAAGACTAATATGGAAtctgttatttttaaagtttcatGATATTACATGCGAtgtgtgatgtgatgtgatttgatGACGTGATATAGCATGGGATTTTATTTGATCACATGATGTGATTTATGGGttttaatttggaaaataaaataactgagTAATGAAAAACTCTATTCTTgttcttcataaaaaaaaaaatcaattcctaACTACCTTAGAGATCGAACTGAAAAATACAGacacttttaattttacattttttgatgaattgaaaaaattaaaataaacaaaaaaacagataTTCAAAATCCACTTTCTCTCTTTTCAGCTCTCTTAAAACAATCATATCTTCGAGCAGAACACCACGATAAATCAACAAGTGccttagcaacatgttgcagcaacatatatatacacttttataaatatttagaagTCAACATCTGTTCTCggggaatttttacaaaatatatgtgaatCACCACtaataaattagaattttaaaaaagaacGCACTCATCCAccacacaacaaacacacgcgctACAACACAAATCAAACACGCACGCAACATTTTATGgaacacacaaatattttgaatcGCAATGATGTTCAGCTCCGCGGATGTGGCCGCAGTGCGTCATGTGGTGCAACGCATATTGGTGCCATGCGTGTTTGTAGTTGGATTGTTGGGCAACTCCGTGAGCATTTATGTGCTGACCAGGTAAGTGCAACGAGCATCAACATTGAGTAGcggttttgtaaaaataattattgtagTAATAATACTGGAAAAACGCACTTACCGTTCGAATGGTGTAGTTTTGtggtgcttgttgttgttgtacgtaaAATATTGTTGGAGGGTATAGTAATATTTTGTTGACGTAAAACTTTCTTTGTTGCTGTTAATTCAAATAGTTGccgaagtttttatttttttactgacACATGACACTtcactgaaatttaaaataaaagaattaaaagaaaagtaaaaaaaattttgaaaaaaaaattataaattgaaaaaaattaacgattaaataaaaaaaaatgttaaatttgtaatgaaatttgaaatgagtTATTGCAGAATAACattaaaatgcatacaaataaatgttaaaaaaaattaaaattcttaatttcgaAATAGTTatgctttatttttcttctactcaaaacggttttttcgaaatatttgtaaaagtaaaaaaaaaaacaaatgaatattattcaaatttttttgatttttcaaaattgtaattacaaattaatataatgtaatatatatgtatgtatatcaaaaattttaatctttttgaatatttttgtcaataaaCTGAATTCCTCTactcaaaacatttttcatatttgaaaaataaaatcatttattaaatttttttgaaaattacaaattattattatttttaagctgTGTAATATATTATTTGAGAAATGgtatagaatttaaaatttcgacattttttaaatattttttttagttaaatgcattttttttggCTGAAAACGTTTTtctaaatattagaaaaattaaataacaacatacaggaaaacaatttttgtaattaaaattttaaaatagaaataattttataattttaaaacggaaaactttgcaaaaagtcaatatttattttcgaaataagtTCAATTACTAAGTTTTgcataaaaatcgaaaaaatattttccacacactaaattttttaaaattatttttaattaattaattttgaacttttcttattatttaatttgaaaattttttttttgaaaattaaaattttttaaattaattattatttttaattaattaagaataattaatataaaatttgaattaaattttaatttaaattaagaataattaatattaaattttaatttaattaatcaaaaaaaattaaaaaaaatattaatttaaaaaattttaattttcaaattaattagaaaaattcaaaactaattaattaaaaataattttaaaaaatttagtttgtcgaaaatattttttatgcaaaattaattaagaataattaatattaaattttaatttaattttttttaaattttattagaaattagttacgttagttaattaattaaattaaaaattaatattaattattcttaattaattaaattaaaatttaatttttttttaaattttattagaatttttgtaaactcatgaaaagtgatgttacgtttatttgtattttaggtaACGATTTGTATGAccgacaaaccaaaaaaaactttttttcactttttaaatttattatttaatgatTTATACTAAGTTAATTCTCAgatctaaatatttatatttgttaattttttttttgtttttcaattatattcaaaattttagaaaacgcATGCGTtgcacaacaaatatttatctcACCGCGCTCGCCATCACCGATATTATTTATCTCACCATGGCATTGCTCCTATCACTACAACACTACGACTATGTGCAGCGGAATGTGGAAATCTTTTGGAAATGTTATGGTTATGTGGTTTGGCTTTGTGATGCCTGTGGTAAGTGCTTTTGGAATTCGCGTATAGAAATTTGAAATGCATTTAAGATAGTGAGGAACGGAGAGAGAGGGGACGCCGTGTTTTTCTATGGAGCGGTTggtatttgttttaattgacaagtgacagctgtcaaataaaAGCTGGTTTTTAACAAAATGTGGCAGAATAAAGTGGAGCTAGCTTTGGAAAACAGAAATTTGGTTTAGGAAGCCGAGTGAAGTATAATACAGAATAATGCAGACTATAAGCCAAGAAATACTATAGCAGCGCCAGATGACaagaaatatacaagtatgtagtaCAATATATAGTTCTACAACTGATAGCTGACTATTGACTGAGTTTGTGATACCTAGTAGCATAGCAGAACGCCTAGAGACTGAGTATCTGCCGCAATAAAGTGAATTTGAAGACTTTTATGCCCTCACAAAAGAGCCTAGGAGCTCAGATAATCATAgtaggaagaagaagaaatcacTTTGATAACTAGTTTAGTAACTAGACGCTTATACGACAGTCTGTAACGGCACTAAGCGACATTTTATCAGTTTATTCACTTAACGAATGAGCCGAAATGACTTCGTATGCGATAAAATTCTATTTAAAGTAACGTAATTAagcgtaaatttttttctgaaaagtaTTGCAATTCAATTAGCGTTCAGTTACAGTGTCTACATTAAGGCAAATGCCTGTGAGGCTTACCAACGCAGCGTTGCATATTGTTCATTTCAGTTGTACTACAAGTGAATTGATTGAGGCGCCGAAAACCAATTTGAGCTATGCactcatttgcttttgttttacgCACTCTCTCCTTTAACGCCGTTAACGCACGTTTCACACGCCTGTGTCTTAATAACTTAATATGTACTTTTCTCTTCGTTTCTCTCACTCCTTTCTACCATATCATCTGGGTCCTTCGGCATTGCATGGCGTATCAACTGTCAATTTTACTATGCggtgcgtgttgttgttgcagcgtaCATTTCCATTTACATAGCTGTGTGTTTTACGATCGAACGATTTATTGCGATACGTTACCCGCTTAAACGACAGACATTCTGCACGGAATCGTTGGCAAAGAAAGTCATTACAGGTGAGTTGGAACGAACGTGTTTGGGAATTCGTTATTCAACGAACTAGTGATGTGCATTTGTTGGTGATGAGCAATTGTAACGATTTATCGATAActgaagcaaaatattttggaaatttatgtTTTAGATTGAGAACTAAATGCTCTgttgtgaaaataattaatgatttaTAGGAATTAATATCaacaatcgatttttgtttATCTATTTATCGATAACTGATGAAAGTATTTTAGAAATTATGTTTGGAATGAAGAACTGATTTTCTgctgtgaaaataaataataatttatattgaattaaaatcaataatcgatttttgtttATCGAttagtaaagaaaaattaagccctatatactaatatttaaattaattgccGATCGTTTACtttgattaatttatttttgataaattatcgattaaaatcaaattcCTGCATTGAAAaagacatttattttaaaagaacaTTGTACATCTCTTATGTTGTGAGggaatttaaaaatagtaaattaattttttttaatatcgatGACTTTTAAATTCGACCATTTATGTTATCGATATTAAAGTTGTAAcggatttaaaagttataccttaattttttaatattgattattttcaattttttaatgttatcgataactaaattttaaatcttaatATATCGATTAATACTAAATTAGTAATTACAAATcacagattatttttttttattattgactaTTTCTTCCAAACCGATTATTTTTGTTAACGagacatacatttatgtatatttaaaaaatatcgctAATTGTattgatattttcaaattacatatagttattgatttaatttaattttttaatattgaatattttcaattttggtttttaatgtTATCGATAACTAAATTTGAAATCTTAATATGTCGATTAATACTAAATTAGTAATTACAAAGcacaaattattgttttattattggcTGTTTTTCAAATCGATTATTTGTGTTATCGATAAATACACGCTTATATATCGCACATTAATAAAGTTGtaaaggaatttaaaaatagcaaattaattcttttaatatcgatgatttttaaattcgataatttttgttatcgataactaaatttatattacaaataaaatgtttaatactACAGTTGTAACGGattttaaaaatcataatttaattttttaatattgatgaTTTTCAAATTAGATTTTTATGTTATCGATAACTAAATCTATATTTCCAACAAATCACTGATTACTAAAGTTGCAgtagaattaaaataataaataatttttttaatattgactatttttacaaaatctattatttatgttatcgataactaaaatttgtatttcgcACATCACTAAATTTGCAACTCATATGGATTACGTACATGTATTTACGCATATTATATGTCGGTAAAACTGTGCGAAGCGCCTACAACAAATAACAGGGGGTACCGAAATTAATGCAACACGAAATATGCGAGCCAATATGCTTGCTCTACTCAATTTGCAACTACTCTTTACTTGCAAGTGTAATACGGTGCTGTCAGAGTGCCCGCAATTTGACCCGCATTTGTTGTTGGTCGCTTGACACTTGAATACCGAAATTTCCATGTATTTTTCACACGCTTACCTTTTGACATACCTTCGTGTTTTCTTTACTCCCACATGCACACGACACGTACAAAACATGCTGCATtccaacaataataaacaacaaaacaaaaacaacacatgcACCTAACTCGACAAAAATCAAGGAGTCGCACTCTTCTGCCTCTTCTCAACAATTTCGACAGCTTTCGAACATCAGTATCGCATCACTAAGAAATCAATTGATATCCATGGCGTTGCGTGTAATATAACGCAAGCGAACGCGTCAGAGCGACTCTCTTTGCTACAACTGAATTACAACGAaagtgtgcaacaacaacaacggcaagaagaaaaagtaggacgtatgaaaaaacaaaacgacGCACTACATTTACCGTTGCAGCACTATATGCCGCTGCCAAAATCGGCAGCAACGACAACGCCACATATCGATTTCGAAGGCAGCGGTCAGGCGGCTGCGGATGAACGCACAGAGCACACAGCTCATCACTTGCAAACACAGGCTGTAGACTCAGCAATTGGGGCCGTAGTGAGCAAAAAGGACAATTTGGCCAGCAGTAGTGGCGGTAGTAATGTAGGCGACACGGAGAGTAACGCGTGGAGGTCTAAACCGGATGTAATATTGCGTAGATTGAAACGTACAGTAGAGCTGAACAAGGCAGCACCCACCACAGGCAGCACCACACCGGCACCTTTGACACGTTCTTTAGCTACACCTTTACCAATCGCACTAACAACTGCAGCGCCATTGCCGGCAACGCATGAATGGTTCGCGctagcagcagcaacatcagCAGTCACAACGAAGGACGCACAAATGAAAGGTGAGTAATATGGGCACTTTGGGACTGAGCGTAAGGCATGCCTCGTTCGGTTGGTGAGGTAGTTGGGTGTAAAGTGTATAAATGTGTTGTGAGACGATTGCTTACGGAAAGGTTGCAACGAGAGCTTAAAGTGAGTTTTTTACGCTTGAATGCCCGACAACGATTGGGTAGTAAATTGAGAGTAGGGACATGTGGAACACCCAAGATACTAAAGGGTACAGAGTGAAGTAGTTGTACTATAAATTAAAGCTATATTAAGGGGTTTCAACTTTAGAACCGCATGTTGTAGCTTGTGTGGAGGACTGAATGTGCGAGTTGGCTTTATGTAGAAACAGCAGTTCTTTTAAACCAGTGAAACACGTTCTTAAACTTGAGTCTACAAACTGCCAAAAAGATTCCCTGTTTTTCATAAAGCTAACAAATACGTCTGTTACTCTGTAAATTTATAAGATCCTTCTCTGCAAAGCTGGGCTGAGACTTACTAACTTTACCCATTTCTTTGTGATTTCTAAATAGCCAAGGAATTAAAGCCGTCCAGAAagtgaaaaaactgaaattcggTGTACCGAATACTTCGGTTTACGCCATTTCAACATGGGGCTCAATTAACTTGCATTTTCGGTAAAGGCTTATAGTTCCTTCTTTCGAGTAATATACACGGTATATATTTGCTCTACTAGAAATCTCAATCTTAAAATCCGGAATCAATTTCGGTAGTTCGGCTTGAGGTAAACACAAGTTAGAGAATATATGGTATTCAGCCCGATTTCAGTTAGATGTTTTGTCGATCCATTATAC
This region includes:
- the LOC105232244 gene encoding uncharacterized protein LOC105232244 isoform X2, with the protein product MMFSSADVAAVRHVVQRILVPCVFVVGLLGNSVSIYVLTRKRMRCTTNIYLTALAITDIIYLTMALLLSLQHYDYVQRNVEIFWKCYGYVVWLCDACAYISIYIAVCFTIERFIAIRYPLKRQTFCTESLAKKVITGVALFCLFSTISTAFEHQYRITKKSIDIHGVACNITQANASERLSLLQLNYNESVQQQQRQEEKVGRMKKQNDALHLPLQHYMPLPKSAATTTPHIDFEGSGQAAADERTEHTAHHLQTQAVDSAIGAVVSKKDNLASSSGGSNVGDTESNAWRSKPDVILRRLKRTVELNKAAPTTGSTTPAPLTRSLATPLPIALTTAAPLPATHEWFALAAATSAVTTKDAQMKVSRGSVVKRALSAAVETHIPRIMSSYYLLDSRADLLLDTEFLVRAATPTTENADEGEQTMKDVDRIAEQGPGFEKLTGAGGWAANVQSTHGTQDAETVFFNITDYCEEVIYYQHSQSSLGENALYTRLWYFFTLFVFVLIPLCLLGTFNCFLIMLVRRSKNLRGEMTNANSIRRSRMSGKGQRKSHASSVSQENRITVTLIAVVLLFIICQLPWAIYLIVSENVDIDNNLQAIIGNIFNFLADINAAANFFLYCVLSDKYRKTVRELITGYKYRAHARHATASTSLYTSTHGTHSVNGSRRYRPTAASIVVK
- the LOC105232244 gene encoding uncharacterized protein LOC105232244 isoform X1 → MMFSSADVAAVRHVVQRILVPCVFVVGLLGNSVSIYVLTRKRMRCTTNIYLTALAITDIIYLTMALLLSLQHYDYVQRNVEIFWKCYGYVVWLCDACAYISIYIAVCFTIERFIAIRYPLKRQTFCTESLAKKVITGVALFCLFSTISTAFEHQYRITKKSIDIHGVACNITQANASERLSLLQLNYNESVQQQQRQEEKVGRMKKQNDALHLPLQHYMPLPKSAATTTPHIDFEGSGQAAADERTEHTAHHLQTQAVDSAIGAVVSKKDNLASSSGGSNVGDTESNAWRSKPDVILRRLKRTVELNKAAPTTGSTTPAPLTRSLATPLPIALTTAAPLPATHEWFALAAATSAVTTKDAQMKVSRGSVVKRALSAAVETHIPRIMSSYYLLDSRADLLLDTEFLVRAATPTTENADEGEQTMKDVDRIAEQGPGFEKLTGAGGWAANVQSTHGTQDAETVFFNITDYCEEVIYYQHSQSSLGENALYTRLWYFFTLFVFVLIPLCLLGTFNCFLIMLVRRSKNLRGEMTNANSIRRSRMSGKGQQRKSHASSVSQENRITVTLIAVVLLFIICQLPWAIYLIVSENVDIDNNLQAIIGNIFNFLADINAAANFFLYCVLSDKYRKTVRELITGYKYRAHARHATASTSLYTSTHGTHSVNGSRRYRPTAASIVVK